GCAATTGATCACAATCATTGATCCAACATTCACCTTTCATCATGCCTGCAAGTTCCGCAATGGTCATTCCATACACAACCGGGATCGGATGTAATCCTACGAATGAACTAAATGAAGTATCTAATACCGGGCCATCTATATAATGGCCATTCGGGTTGGGGCGATCTAAAACTATTGCAGGAATTTTGTTTTCTGCACAAGCTTCTAACACATAATGTAAGGTGCTGATATAAGTGTAAAACCTCACGCCAACATCCTGAATATCGAATACCAGGATATCGAGTTGAGTTATGTCCGATTTATTAGGTTTGTAGTTTTTTCCATATAAGGATTTGACTTGAATTTGTGTGCTTGAGTCAATATTGGAACTTATGTGTTTTCCAGCATCTTCGTTCCCTCTAAACCCATGTTCGGGCGCAAATATGAATTGGATATTTACACCTGATTTTTGAAGCGTATCAACAAGATGTATATTTCCGATTCTAGAGCTATGGTTGACGACAAGTCCTACTTTTTTATGCTGAATTATTTTCAATAATTCATCTATTCTATAAATTCCAGCTTGTACTTCTGTTGTGCAGTTTTTCGTATCATTCAAAGACATTAACTTTGAAGGAAAATCGCAACAAAATCCTACCAGGAAACATAAAATAGTGATCCATCCAAAATTTGCTATCATAGATATTGAAACTACCGGCGGACTAGCCAGGCGGGATAAAATTACGGAAATTGGGATAATCGTGTTCCAAAATGGTGAAGTTGTCGATCAATATACATCTCTGATTAACCCAGAACGGAGCATACCACCGGAAATCACAAGAATAACGGGTATCACAAATGAAATGGTAGAAGATGCTCCAAAGTTCTATGAAATTGCAAAAGAGGTGATTCTTAAGACCCAGGATTGCATTTTTGTTGCACATAATGTTCATTTTGATTACGGATTTATAAAGGAGGAGTTTCACCAGCTTGGATTTTCTTTTAGCTTAAAAAAATTATGCACACTTCAATTAAGCCGAAAAATTTTCAAGGGACTCCCCTCTTATAGTTTGGGCTCATTAATAGTTCACTTCTCTATTGAGGTGGAAGCGCGGCACAGAGCTATGGACGATTGTAAAGCTACACTGGCCTTATTTAAAGAAATCCTGCAGGCTCAAGGCAATGCCATAAGTGACCTACCTAAACTTATTCCAAAATTTATAAAAGACCAAAAACTGCCCGCCCAATTAGCAGAAGATACACTCGCTAAATTGCCGGAAAGACCCGGAATATATAGAATGCTCGACCAGGATCTGTTACCTGTATATATCGGAAAAAGCAAAAGTATAAAAGACCGCATCATTCAACACTTTAATGAATCAAGTCCAAAGGTTCAAAAAATGCTTGCCAAGGTTCATTTTATTGACCACGAACTAACTGGAAATGAATTAATGGCATCCCTATTAGAAGCACAGTTGATAAAATTTCATCAACCAGAAATAAACAGAGCTTTGCGCAAGAAAACCCATGCTTTTCTTTTGACAAAATTAAAAAATCCCATCGGTTACAATCGCTTCAAAATTACAGAAGCTATATGGCTGGATCCAAATGAAGAAATTTTAAATCATTATCCAACCATCCAGGCTGCAAAACAACAAGTAGATTATTTAATAATGCAATACAATTTATGTCATCTTGTTGATTCCGGAAAAACGAATCACCAGGCATGTCTTGCATTTCAGATGCAGCAATGCCTTGGTGCTTGTATTGGAAAAGAAAGTATAGAATCTTATAATGAACGATTTGCAGAAGCCTGCGAACATATAAATAGTATTTTTAAAGAAGATTTTATATTAATTGGAGCAGGCATTACTTCACACGACCGAAGTGTTATTTGTGTTGAACACGGATTTTGTCGCTATACTGGATTTATCGACGAGGATATAACTATTGAAAATCCGGAACAACTTAAAGCTTATCTTAAACCCTACGAAGGAAATGTTGAAACGAACCGGATGATTCTAAATTCTATAAAGAAAGATAAACAATTCAAATTAGTTAAATATACTTCCCTTAATACAGAGACTGGTGATCGAGAATTTTATTAAAGGAAAACAGAGATTTTCTTTTGATAATATTCTGCCTTTTGTTGCACCCAGTCATTAAACGCATATCCTTCCGGAGGATAACTTATCCCTCTAGAAACATTTATAATTAAACCTCCGGATGAATTTTTTCCAAATTCAATAATTTTTTGTAAATCTCCACCTTGTGCTCCAACACCTGGAACTAATAAAAAATGATCCGGGCAAATTTTCCGTATGTTTTGAAAGGATTCTGGATGGGTTGCCCCACAAACAAACATAATTTGTTCGTGACTGGATTTATATGAAAATAGTTTTAATGTTTCTTCGTAAACCATGTTTCCATTTGATAAACATTTTAGTTCAATATCCTTACTTCCTTCGTTAGATGTTAAAGCTAATACTATGGACCATTTGTTTTTATGTACTAAAAAAGGTTCGATAGAATCATAACCCATATAAGGGTGCAATGTAACTGCATCTACATTTAATACATTAAAATAATAATTTGCATATTGAAGGCTTGTATTGCCAATATCTGCTCTCTTTGCATCTAAAATAATCAGACAATTTTCAGGGATACAGCGGATTACTTTTTCTAATTGTACCCATCCTGTTGGACCTTGGGATTCAAAAAATGCAACATTAAGTTTAAAAGCAATAGCATAGGTATGGCATATTTCGATCAGGCTTTTGCAAAAATGATACAAGGGTTCATCTGAATCATGAAATATTTTTGGAATAAGTTTTAGATCTGGATCCAATCCAACACACAGCATGCTTTTTTTTTCTTGGATTTGGTTAGCCAGAAATTGATAATCTTTCATAGAGGATTCAATTGGATTATGGTGTTGCTTGTATGACTTGAGTAGGACTTAAAATGAGATCCCGCAATGTTATTTTTTTCAACAGTTTTGAAACAATCGATGATACAATCGCTAAATATTCGGGATCTATGGAGAATGCTTCCCCTTTGTCGAGCAGTATTCTCAATTTTTCCTTTATAGGTATTTGTCCTAACAGACTTGATTGGGTTTTTATTGCCAATTTTTCACCGGCTCCTTCCCCAAATATAAAATACTTCTTTCCAGGAGCATCTTCCGGTTCAAACCAAGCCATATTTTCAATAATTCCCAAAATTGGAACTGCAATTTGTTCTAATCGAAACATATTTGCTGCTTTCAAAGCGTCAATATATGAAACTTCCTGAGGTGTAGTCACCATCACAGCACCTGTAAGAGGTATTGTCTGAACGAGTGTAAGTTGAATATCTCCTGTGCCTGGGGGTAAATCAACAATCAAATAATCTAATGCTGGCCAAGCAGTATCGTTAAAAAATTGTTTTATAATGGCAGCTAATCGAGGTCCTCTCAAAACAACTGCTTGTTCTGGTTCGATGATATTCCCAATAGAAACGACATGCAAACCCTGGACATCAATAGGTATGAGTTTTGGTTTTGACTGATCATTACTAACCATAGGTTTTAAGCTCTGTATACCTAACATGGTAGGAATGGAAGGACCGTAAAGATCAGCATCTAACAACCCGACCCTGAAACCCAATGCCTTTAACGCTAATGCCAAACTTACCGAAACCGTTGACTTTCCTACTCCTCCTTTTCCGGATGCTACAGCAATAATATGATTAATATGGGGTACTGTTGTGTTTGGAGCTTCCGCATAACTCATTTGGTTTACAAAATGAACATGAATTGATTTTTCAGGTGCAAAAGCCATTACTTTGCTGTGTATATCGCTGTAAAGCTTATCCTTATGTGTGTAATTGTTTCCAGGCAAATAGAGCTTCATTTGAATACTATTGCTCGCATCCAGTTGAATATCCCTTACCATTTTCAAGTGAATGATGTCTTTTCCACTTTCAGGCTCAATTACTTGAGCTAACACTGCACTTAATTGTTCTATAAAATCGTTCATATTGTCAGCAAAATTAAACTCTTTCATTCACGGTAAGCCTTAAAATTGATAAATTTGCCCTCTTTTAAAGCGATGCAACTTTTATATTTTGGAAAAGATGAGATACCCGATTTAAAAAATCCGGTATTAGCTATTGGCGCATTTGATGGTTTCCATCGTGGCCACAGGCAGATATTGGATAATCTTTTCGCATCGGCACTGGAGCTTTCAGGCAATTCGATCTTAATCACATTTGAGCCACACCCTAGATTGGTTTTAGACGAAAGCGACCAGGATTTTAAGCTTTTAACAACTATTGACGAGAAGATTGAAATACTCAAAACCACAGCTTTAGATTATCTCGTTATTGTTCCATTTTCATATTCCTTCTCTTTAATGTTTCCGCAGGAATATGTTGAAAATTTTCTGATAGCCAACTTTAAACCAGTTAAAGTCATCGCTGGAATAGACCACAGATTTGGCAGAGATGGGCGGGGAGATGGAGTTATGTTACATCAGTATGCTAGCGCCGGCTCATTTTATTTTCAGGAAGTGAATCATCTCAGCGATAATGGATTAACGATAAGTTCTACTAGAATCCGGCAATTGATCAAAGATTCTAAGATTGAAATTGCCAATCAATTATTGGCTTATAATTATTCATTTTCAGGAAATGTTGTGCCCGGAAACAAAATCGGAAGGGAATTGGGTTACCGCACTGCTAATATAGAATTGCTTCAGAAAAACAAACTAATTCCTCCCAATGGTATTTATGCAGTTTTTTGTACAGTCAATGCCCAGACTTATGATGCGATGTTATACATCGGTCATAGTGAAAGCATCGCTGAAAATCTGGCCCTAAGTATTGAAGTCCATATTTTGGATTTTAACCAGGACATTTATGGGCAAGCAATCACTGTTCAAATGATTGGCTTTCTTCGAAAGGATCAAAAATTTGATTCAAAAACTGAACTTACAAGGCAAATAGGAATTGATGAAAAAGCAACACGTCGCACTTTATTAAAGTACAAATTAAAGTCGCAACCGCAAACGGACACACCAAAGATTGCAATTGCTATATTAAATTATAATGGAGAAGGACTACTTAAAAACTTTTTACCTTCTATACTGAATTATACCCCAAAAAATGCGGAGATCTATATTATTGATAATGGATCTACAGACAATAGTGTTCTATATTTAGAGCATCACTATCCTGAGGTCCAAATTATACGATTGCGTAAAAACTATGGATTTTCAACAGGTTACAATAAAGGAATTGCTCAAATCGATTCTGATTATTTAGTCTTGTTAAATTCGGATGTATTAGTAACCATGGATTGGGTTTCGCCTTTGTTCACACTCATGAAACAAGATCCCATGATATTTGCAGTGCAGCCTAAAATTTTAGCATTATCCGATAAACTTAAATTCGAATATGCAGGAGCTGCAGGCGGCTTTATAGATTTGTTGCGTTATCCTTTTTGCCGGGGCAGAATTATTGATTATCTGGAAGTGGACAATGGTCAATACAACGATACCACTGAGGTTTTTTGGTCCAGCGGCGCTGCAATGATGGTAAAAACAGTTGTTTTTAAGGCATTGGGTGGCTTTGATGATGATTATTTTGCACATCAAGAAGAAATAGACCTTTGCTGGCGCATGAAACGCTTAGGTGGAAAAATTATAAGCACTGATGTTTCTCATGTTTATCATCTAGGAGGGGGCACTCTCGATTATGATAATCCTCGTAAAACCTATTTGAATTTTAGAAATAATTTATTTACCATTTTTAAAAATGAAAGCTGGTACAATTTAATCTTTATTTTACCTTCCAGATTGGTCCTTGATATTTTTATCGCCTTCAGTTATTTATTAAAAGGTAAAATTTGGGTCTTTTATAAAATTGTTCAGGCTTATGTTGTTGGCATTATCAATACTTTGTATATGATCCATAAGAAAAGTCAAACCAATGATCTGATTGATGAACTCAATATTAAGCCTTTCAGAAAACGAGGTATTCTAAACTCTTCCATTTTTATTCAATTTTATATTGCTGGTAATAAAGTATTTTCTAAAATACCAAAGCAATATTTCAAGTGAATAAACATCAAGTTTCTGTAATTTTTGAAAATGATTATTTGTTGGCGATCAACAAACCTTCCGGATTGTTGAGTATTCCAGACAGGTATGATAAAACACTTCCTTGTGCCTACCATTTTTTAAAAGAAAAACACGAACAAATTTTCATTTTACATCGCTTAGATAAAGACACATCCGGAATATTATTGTTTGCAAAAGACCCGGAAACACATCAAACGGTAAACGGGATGTTTGAACATCAGGAAATTGAGAAAACGTATCAATGCATTACGGAGGCTTACCCAGTTGACAATGAAGGAATGATTGATATGCCCATTGCACATGATCCTTCCCATCCAGGTAGGATGACCGTGCATCCAAAAGGAAAAACCTGTATCACAAAATTTTTAGTGCTTCAAAGATTTAAACATTTTGGACATATTCAAGTGAGTCCTAAAACCGGTAGAACCCATCAGATCAGAGTACATTTTGCTTTTATAGGGAGTCCTTTGGTTTGTGATCCTCTTTATGGAATTCGAAAAACACTTGGCATTCAAGACATTAAAAGGAAAGCCAAAAGAATAGATATTGAAGAAGCAAGTTATTTACTACAAAGAACTGCTCTCCATGCTTCGCAGTTAAGTTTTGTATTGAATGGTGAAAATTATTTGCTCCAGGCACCTATGCCTAAGGATATGAATGCTGCCTTAAAACAGATTGAAAAATGGGACAAATGATCCATGAATGGGCCTTCATATTTATGTTTTTGAAATATTGATTCAAGTCGGACCCTGCAATCGCCATTTAAGCTTATATTTGTCTACATTCTGGTTTTATCTCTTCCCATTTATTTACGCTAAATCTGATATATATGCTCCACGTAGCCATTGCGGATGATCATGCAATGTTTGTTGATGGAATTGAATCCATTTTAAGAAATGAAGAAAGCATCAAATTGGTGGACCGCTGTTTTGATGGTCAATCGGTATTTGTAATGCTCAAGAAACGCAAAATTGATGTATTGTTATTGGATATTAATTTGCCCGATATCAGTGGAATTGAAGTTGCTAAACGGCTACATACAGAGCATCCAAATGTAAAAATAATTGCCTTATCCATGTACAACGAAGAAAGCATTGTGAGTGAGATGCTAAAAAACGGAGCACAAGGGTATATCCTTAAAAATACTGGAAGAGAAGAATTAATATTAGCTATTAAAACGGTATCTGAAGGAACTACGTATTTTAGTAAAGATGTCACCGAAACCATAATGGGCTCCCTGACCAAAAAACCAAATACCAAAAAATCTTATATACTGCAGCCAAAACTTTCTATCCGCGAAAAACAAATTTTGGCGCTGATCGTAAAAGAATACACCAATCCTGAAATTGCAGAGCGCCTTTTTATAAGTCTTAAAACAGTTGAGACACATCGTGGAAATTTGATTTCTAAGTTAAATGTAAGAAATACAGCAGGTTTGGTTCGGGCTGCCCTGGAATTTAATTTACTGGAGAAATTTACCTTGGATCAATAGTAGCTTTATGAGGATAATCGCTATTTTATGGATTTTGATTGCTTCGCAATCTGCCGGACAAACAAGCATCGTAGATTCTTTGCATCTGCCCAAAGATTCATTTGAAGTTGTACTCCTCGATGCAAAAAGTATTCAAGATGAAATTGAGTATAAAATAAGTCAACATGATTATCCTTCGGCAGTGGGTTCCTTGCTTACAGCCATCGAATATTTCCGACAGGAAAATAACAACGAAAAAGTATATTATTATCGATTTGTTTTGGCAAGAGTGTACATGTATCTGGGAATGTTTCAAAAAGCTGCAAATACTCTTGAATATTGTCATGTTTATTTTAAACAAGAAGGTAGAGATCTGGATGTAGTTCGAAGTCAACATGCACTCGCTTATATCTATAAAAAACTGGGAAATATGGATATGGCGCTTTACTTTTTAGGTCAATGCCAGAATTCAAAAGCTGATAAATTTAATGAGTTTTGTCAAAACGAACATGCCCTCGTGGATGCTCAATTGTATCTCAGCAGACTAAGAAGTCAATCGATTCTTAATAATATTTATACCTACGCAAAATCAATTAACAATACAGAATTACATGTTAAATCTCTTGAAACTTTAGGCGATTATTATTATCACAATGCCCGATATAAGCAGGCTGAAGCAGTATATAAAAAGGCATTGGAGTTATCTAAAACTAATCATTTCATTGATTATAATAAACAATTTAGTTTTAGACTTTATGAATGTAGCAATTATTCCGGAAATTATAAAAGAGCTGCAGATTATTTACTACAGTTTATCAAATACAACGATACGCTCAACAAAATCAATAGTTCCGAATATTTATTAAAATTAATTGGAAAGTATGAGCAAAAAGAAATTCAGTCTGATAAAATAGATCTTGCCAAAAGTAAACGAATTTTTGAATTAAAATCAAGAAGGTCCAATTACACACTTTACAGTTTGCTATTTAGCATTGGGGCCATATTATTGGCTGGATTTTTTATTATTTTGTTTTATCAGCAAAAACTGGAGACCAACCAAATTATTCATAATCAGACCGAGCAAATTAATAATCAAAAAATTAAAGAACTGGAGAATAATTTGCAATTACAATCAATGCAATCCATGATCAACGGCCAGGAGTCGGAACGGGAGCGGATCGCAAAAGATCTGCACGATAGCCTTGGGGGTGTATTATCGACCATCAAACTGCGCTTTGAGAATCTTGCACATGAACACCATTTTGCAGATCGGGATTCTTTGGAAAAATTAACAAAACTCATTGATACCGCTTGTGATGAGGTGAGATATATATCAAATGACTTAAAACCCGGTTCACTTGAGAAACTTGGTCTCATCGAAGCTATTAAGGATATGCTGAACAGGTACAAAGTTGATAATGGACCAGAAATTTTCTTCCAATATTACGGCTTTGAAGGAGGTGGCCAAATTGAAGCTAATGCCGCTTTAAATATTTACAGAATTATACAGGAATTGGTTAATAATTCCATAAAACATGCAGGATGTAAAGAAATTTTTGTGCAAATGCATCGCAAAGGCAATGAAATGACCATCAGCGTGGAAGATGATGGGGCCGGATTTAATGAATCTTCCATTAAAAAAGGAATGGGCCTTGAAAATATTAAGAGTCGGGTTAATTACCTGCGGGGTGAACTTACGCTCGATTCCAATGAAAATCAAGGCACTGCAATCCTAGTACACCTTCCCATCCGATAAAACTTATGTTGTAAAAAGGCTTATTTTAAGTTAATAAAGTGACCTTTCGAGCTATTTATAGCTACTGGTTTTTGGCAAAAACTCAGGGTAAACCCTGAGTGCTATCAGGGTAAACCCTGATTTTTAAAATTCAGGGTTTCTACTGATGTTTAGCATTATCAAAGGCTGCAACTTTGTACCGTTGTAGTCGTTAAAACGTTAATGATCACTCAGCTTGATTTTTGAATACTGAAAACCATGTAAAAATGGGATCCATGAGGAGGGACTATTGTTAGTTAGAGTTTAGGTTTGGTTATCTATCAGGGAAACATAGATTGATTTTAACATTATACACCAGGCTTCTTGCCATTTCATCCATCAAATATTCCTAGCGATAGTCCTTTCGTGGTTTTAAATTCTAGACAATTCTTTCAACGAATATAGTTTTGTTGTAGTTTTATCATGATGTGTACACCGAAGGCTTTAAATTCTATTTAAAGCCTTTTTTTATAGTTCTTATTTTCTCCTTTAAGCTGAGCCGACGGACTTTAAATAACTGATGTAGCTTTCGTTTTGTTGCCCTGGCATTGAGGTCTTTCATCGGGTAAATGGACCCATCATATTTTTATAATTCGACTTCTTCTACGAGTTTTTCCCAATCGATAGTCAACTGGTTTAGAGCATTTTGAAGGGCTTCATAATTTTGCAGGATCCGTTTATGATCAGGGGAATCATAAAAAGATGGTTCGTGCATTTTTTGTTCAGTAAGTTGAATCTCTTGCTCCACTTTTAATATTTCCTTTTCAATAATTTGAATCTGTCTTTGCAGTTTTTTTCGGGTATTATAATCTAAACTTGGTGTTACAATAGCTTCTGTTTTCTTAGCAGCTTTCATGCCATCATATACTGTATCTGA
The genomic region above belongs to Saprospiraceae bacterium and contains:
- a CDS encoding DUF1343 domain-containing protein, which translates into the protein MIANFGWITILCFLVGFCCDFPSKLMSLNDTKNCTTEVQAGIYRIDELLKIIQHKKVGLVVNHSSRIGNIHLVDTLQKSGVNIQFIFAPEHGFRGNEDAGKHISSNIDSSTQIQVKSLYGKNYKPNKSDITQLDILVFDIQDVGVRFYTYISTLHYVLEACAENKIPAIVLDRPNPNGHYIDGPVLDTSFSSFVGLHPIPVVYGMTIAELAGMMKGECWINDCDQLQLTTIRCKEYDRRKMYDLNVEPSPNLKELKAILLYPSLCFFEGTQISVGRGTDYPFMIYGHPSFKSDFKFTPGSKAGASNPPWKNVLCYGYDLRKLPITELHKKKQIEIKYILKAYRELGNQDSFF
- a CDS encoding GIY-YIG nuclease family protein is translated as MIHPKFAIIDIETTGGLARRDKITEIGIIVFQNGEVVDQYTSLINPERSIPPEITRITGITNEMVEDAPKFYEIAKEVILKTQDCIFVAHNVHFDYGFIKEEFHQLGFSFSLKKLCTLQLSRKIFKGLPSYSLGSLIVHFSIEVEARHRAMDDCKATLALFKEILQAQGNAISDLPKLIPKFIKDQKLPAQLAEDTLAKLPERPGIYRMLDQDLLPVYIGKSKSIKDRIIQHFNESSPKVQKMLAKVHFIDHELTGNELMASLLEAQLIKFHQPEINRALRKKTHAFLLTKLKNPIGYNRFKITEAIWLDPNEEILNHYPTIQAAKQQVDYLIMQYNLCHLVDSGKTNHQACLAFQMQQCLGACIGKESIESYNERFAEACEHINSIFKEDFILIGAGITSHDRSVICVEHGFCRYTGFIDEDITIENPEQLKAYLKPYEGNVETNRMILNSIKKDKQFKLVKYTSLNTETGDREFY
- the pyrF gene encoding orotidine-5'-phosphate decarboxylase; translated protein: MKDYQFLANQIQEKKSMLCVGLDPDLKLIPKIFHDSDEPLYHFCKSLIEICHTYAIAFKLNVAFFESQGPTGWVQLEKVIRCIPENCLIILDAKRADIGNTSLQYANYYFNVLNVDAVTLHPYMGYDSIEPFLVHKNKWSIVLALTSNEGSKDIELKCLSNGNMVYEETLKLFSYKSSHEQIMFVCGATHPESFQNIRKICPDHFLLVPGVGAQGGDLQKIIEFGKNSSGGLIINVSRGISYPPEGYAFNDWVQQKAEYYQKKISVFL
- a CDS encoding Mrp/NBP35 family ATP-binding protein translates to MNDFIEQLSAVLAQVIEPESGKDIIHLKMVRDIQLDASNSIQMKLYLPGNNYTHKDKLYSDIHSKVMAFAPEKSIHVHFVNQMSYAEAPNTTVPHINHIIAVASGKGGVGKSTVSVSLALALKALGFRVGLLDADLYGPSIPTMLGIQSLKPMVSNDQSKPKLIPIDVQGLHVVSIGNIIEPEQAVVLRGPRLAAIIKQFFNDTAWPALDYLIVDLPPGTGDIQLTLVQTIPLTGAVMVTTPQEVSYIDALKAANMFRLEQIAVPILGIIENMAWFEPEDAPGKKYFIFGEGAGEKLAIKTQSSLLGQIPIKEKLRILLDKGEAFSIDPEYLAIVSSIVSKLLKKITLRDLILSPTQVIQATP
- the ribF gene encoding riboflavin biosynthesis protein RibF — protein: MPSFKAMQLLYFGKDEIPDLKNPVLAIGAFDGFHRGHRQILDNLFASALELSGNSILITFEPHPRLVLDESDQDFKLLTTIDEKIEILKTTALDYLVIVPFSYSFSLMFPQEYVENFLIANFKPVKVIAGIDHRFGRDGRGDGVMLHQYASAGSFYFQEVNHLSDNGLTISSTRIRQLIKDSKIEIANQLLAYNYSFSGNVVPGNKIGRELGYRTANIELLQKNKLIPPNGIYAVFCTVNAQTYDAMLYIGHSESIAENLALSIEVHILDFNQDIYGQAITVQMIGFLRKDQKFDSKTELTRQIGIDEKATRRTLLKYKLKSQPQTDTPKIAIAILNYNGEGLLKNFLPSILNYTPKNAEIYIIDNGSTDNSVLYLEHHYPEVQIIRLRKNYGFSTGYNKGIAQIDSDYLVLLNSDVLVTMDWVSPLFTLMKQDPMIFAVQPKILALSDKLKFEYAGAAGGFIDLLRYPFCRGRIIDYLEVDNGQYNDTTEVFWSSGAAMMVKTVVFKALGGFDDDYFAHQEEIDLCWRMKRLGGKIISTDVSHVYHLGGGTLDYDNPRKTYLNFRNNLFTIFKNESWYNLIFILPSRLVLDIFIAFSYLLKGKIWVFYKIVQAYVVGIINTLYMIHKKSQTNDLIDELNIKPFRKRGILNSSIFIQFYIAGNKVFSKIPKQYFK
- a CDS encoding RluA family pseudouridine synthase; this translates as MNKHQVSVIFENDYLLAINKPSGLLSIPDRYDKTLPCAYHFLKEKHEQIFILHRLDKDTSGILLFAKDPETHQTVNGMFEHQEIEKTYQCITEAYPVDNEGMIDMPIAHDPSHPGRMTVHPKGKTCITKFLVLQRFKHFGHIQVSPKTGRTHQIRVHFAFIGSPLVCDPLYGIRKTLGIQDIKRKAKRIDIEEASYLLQRTALHASQLSFVLNGENYLLQAPMPKDMNAALKQIEKWDK
- a CDS encoding response regulator transcription factor, whose product is MLHVAIADDHAMFVDGIESILRNEESIKLVDRCFDGQSVFVMLKKRKIDVLLLDINLPDISGIEVAKRLHTEHPNVKIIALSMYNEESIVSEMLKNGAQGYILKNTGREELILAIKTVSEGTTYFSKDVTETIMGSLTKKPNTKKSYILQPKLSIREKQILALIVKEYTNPEIAERLFISLKTVETHRGNLISKLNVRNTAGLVRAALEFNLLEKFTLDQ
- a CDS encoding ATP-binding protein, whose product is MRIIAILWILIASQSAGQTSIVDSLHLPKDSFEVVLLDAKSIQDEIEYKISQHDYPSAVGSLLTAIEYFRQENNNEKVYYYRFVLARVYMYLGMFQKAANTLEYCHVYFKQEGRDLDVVRSQHALAYIYKKLGNMDMALYFLGQCQNSKADKFNEFCQNEHALVDAQLYLSRLRSQSILNNIYTYAKSINNTELHVKSLETLGDYYYHNARYKQAEAVYKKALELSKTNHFIDYNKQFSFRLYECSNYSGNYKRAADYLLQFIKYNDTLNKINSSEYLLKLIGKYEQKEIQSDKIDLAKSKRIFELKSRRSNYTLYSLLFSIGAILLAGFFIILFYQQKLETNQIIHNQTEQINNQKIKELENNLQLQSMQSMINGQESERERIAKDLHDSLGGVLSTIKLRFENLAHEHHFADRDSLEKLTKLIDTACDEVRYISNDLKPGSLEKLGLIEAIKDMLNRYKVDNGPEIFFQYYGFEGGGQIEANAALNIYRIIQELVNNSIKHAGCKEIFVQMHRKGNEMTISVEDDGAGFNESSIKKGMGLENIKSRVNYLRGELTLDSNENQGTAILVHLPIR
- a CDS encoding ABC-F family ATP-binding cassette domain-containing protein — protein: MSGGEKARVRLALLLVQEHNFLILDEPTHHLDIPSKNRLKEALRDYTGTVIIVSHDREFLKDLAQKTILFENRKIQVFEGDIEYYLEKTNSDTVYDGMKAAKKTEAIVTPSLDYNTRKKLQRQIQIIEKEILKVEQEIQLTEQKMHEPSFYDSPDHKRILQNYEALQNALNQLTIDWEKLVEEVEL